One Urocitellus parryii isolate mUroPar1 chromosome 14, mUroPar1.hap1, whole genome shotgun sequence DNA segment encodes these proteins:
- the Ptk2b gene encoding protein-tyrosine kinase 2-beta, protein MSGVSEPLSRVKVGTLRRPEGPPEPMVVVPVDVEKEDVRILKVCFYSNSFNPGKNFKLVKCTVQTEIQEIITSILLSGRIGPNIQLAECYGLRLKHMKSDEIHWLHPQMTVGEVQDKYECLHVEAEWRYDLQIRYLPEDFMESLKEDRTTLLYFYQQLRNDYMQRYASKVSEGMALQLGCLELRRFFKDMPHNALDKKSNFELLEKEVGLDLFFPKQMQENLKPKQFRKMIQQTFQQYASLREEECVMKFFNTLAGFANIDQETYRCELVQGWNITVDLVIGPKGIRQLTSQDAKPTCLAEFKQIRSIRCLPLEEGQAVLQLGIEGAPQSLSIKTSSLAEAENMADLIDGYCRLQGEHKGSLIIHPKKDGEKRNSLPQIPTLNLEARRSHLSESCSIESDIYAEIPDETLRRPGGPQYGIAREDVVLNRILGEGFFGEVYEGVYTNHKGEKINVAVKTCKKDCTLDNKEKFMSEAVIMKNLDHPHIVKLIGIIEEEPTWIIMELYSYGELGQYLERNKNSLKVPTLVLYALQICKAMAYLESISCVHRDIAVRNILVASPECVKLGDFGLSRYIEDDEYYKASVTRLPIKWMSPESINFRRFTTASDVWMFAVCMWEILSFGKQPFFWLENKDVIGVLEKGDRLPKPDLCPPVLYTLMTRCWDYDPSDRPRFTELVCSLSDIYQMEKDIAIEQERNARYRPPKILEPIASQEPPPKPSRPKYRPPPQTNLLAPKLQFQVPEGLCASSPTLTSPMEYPSPVNSLHTPPLHRHNVFKRHSMREEDFIRPSSREEAQQLWEAEKIKMRQILDKQQKQMLEDSQWLRQEEKSLDPMVYMNDKSPLTPEKEAGYTEFTGPPQKPPRLGAQSIQPTANLDRTDDLVYLNVMELVRAVLDLKNELCQLPPEGYVVVVKNVGLTLRKLIGSVDDLLPSLPSSSRTEIEGTQKLLNKDLADLINKMRLAQQNAVTSLSEECKRQMLTASHTLAVDAKNLLDAVDQAKVLANLAHPPAE, encoded by the exons GAGATCATCACCTCCATCCTGCTAAGTGGGCGGATTGGGCCCAACATCCAGCTGGCTGAGTGCTATGGACTGAGGCTAAAGCACATGAAGTCAGATGAGATCCACTGGCTGCACCCCCAGATGACGGTGGGTGAGGTGCAGGACAAGTATGAATGTCTACACGTGGAGGCCGAGTGGAG GTATGACCTTCAAATCCGCTACTTGCCGGAAGACTTCATGGAGAGCCTGAAAGAGGACAGGACCACACTGCTTTATTTTTACCAACAG CTCCGGAATGACTACATGCAGCGCTATGCCAGCAAGGTCAGCGAGGGCATGGCCCTGCAGCTGGGCTGTCTGGAGCTCAG GCGgttcttcaaggacatgccccacAACGCCCTTGACAAGAAGTCCAACTTCGAGCTCCTGGA AAAGGAAGTGGGACTCGACCTGTTTTTCCCAAAGCAGATGCAGGAGAATTTAAAG CCCAAGCAGTTCCGGAAGATGATCCAGCAGACCTTCCAGCAGTACGCCTCGCTCCGGGAGGAGGAGTGTGTCATGAAGTTCTTCAACACCCTGGCGGGCTTTGCCAACATCGATCAGGAGACCTATCGCTGTGAACTTGTT CAAGGGTGGAACATCACGGTGGACCTGGTCATTGGCCCCAAAGGCATCCGCCAGCTGACAAGTCAAGATGCGAAG cccacctgcctggCTGAGTTCAAGCAGATCAGGTCCATCAGGTGCCTCCCGCTGGAGGAGGGCCAGGCTGTCCTGCAGCTGGGCATTGAAGGCGCACCCCAG TCTTTGTCCATCAAAACCTCATCCCTGGCAGAGGCTGAGAACATGGCTGACCTCATAGACGGTTATTGCCGGCTTCAGGGGGAACATAAAGGCTCTCTCATCATCCATCCCAAGAAAG atGGTGAGAAGCGGAACAGCCTGCCCCAGATCCCCACCCT AAACCTGGAGGCGAGGCGGTCCCACCTCTCAGAAAGCTGCAGCATAG AGTCAGACATCTATGCAGAGATTCCTGACGAGACCTTGAGGCGGCCGGGAG GTCCACAGTACGGCATCGCCCGCGAGGATGTGGTTCTCAACCGTATTCTAGGAGAAGGCTTCTTTGGGGAGGTCTATGAAGGGGTCTACACAAACCAC AAAGGGGAGAAAATCAATGTGGCTGTCAAGACCTGCAAGAAGGACTGCACCCTGGACAACAAGGAGAAGTTCATGAGCGAGGCAG TGATCATGAAGAATCTCGACCACCCCCACATCGTGAAGCTGATCGGCATCATCGAAGAGGAGCCCACCTGGATCATCATGGAACTGTACTCCTATGGGGAG ctgGGCCAGTATCTGGAGCGAAATAAGAACTCCCTGAAGGTGCCCACCCTCGTCCTGTACGCGCTGCAGATATGCAAAGCCATGGCCTACCTGGAGAGCATCAGCTGTGTGCACAG GGACATCGCCGTCCGGAACATCCTGGTGGCCTCCCCGGAGTGTGTGAAGCTGGGGGACTTTGGCCTTTCTCGATACATTGAGGATGATGAGTACTACAAGG CCTCTGTGACTCGTCTCCCCATCAAATGGATGTCCCCCGAATCCATTAACTTCCGGCGCTTCACGACAGCCAGTGACGTCTGGATGTTTG CCGTGTGCATGTGGGAGATCCTGAGCTTTGGGAAGCAGCCTTTCTTCTGGCTGGAAAACAAGGATGTCATCGGGGTGCTGGAGAAAGGGGACCGGCTGCCCAAGCCTGATCTCTGTCCACCTGTCCTTTACACGCTCATGACCCGCTGCTGGGACTATGACCCCAGTGACCGGCCCCGCTTCACGGAGCTTGTGTGCAGCCTCAG TGACATTTATCAGATGGAGAAGGACATTGCCATAGAGCAAGAAAGGAATGCTCGCTACCGACCACCTAAAATACTGGAGCCCATCGCCTCCCAGGAACCCCCACCCAAG CCCAGCCGGCCCAAGTATAGACCCCCTCCACAAACCAACCTGCTCGCTCCCAAGCTACAGTTCCAG GTCCCTGAGGGTCTGTGTGCCAGCTCCCCTACGCTCACCAGCCCTATGGAGTACCCATCTCCCGTTAACTCGCTGCATACCCCACCTCTCCACCGGCACAATGTCTTCAAGCGCCACAGCATGCGG GAGGAGGACTTCATCCGACCCAGCAGCAGAGAAGAGGCCCAGCAGCTGTGGGAGGCTGAGAAGATCAAGATGCGGCAGATCCTGGACAAGCAGCAGAAGCAGATGCTGGAAGactcccagtggctgaggcaggaggagaagtCCTTG GACCCTATGGTTTACATGAACGATAAGTCCCCATTG ACCCCAGAGAAGGAGGCCGGCTACA CGGAGTTCACGGGGCCCCCACAGAAGCCACCGCGACTGGGGGCACAG TCCATCCAGCCCACGGCCAACCTGGACCGGACGGATGACCTGGTGTACCTCAATGTCATGGAGCTGGTGCGGGCAGTGCTGGATCTCAAGAATGAGCTCTGCCAGCTGCCCCCCGAGGGCTACgtggtggtggtgaag AACGTGGGGCTGACCCTGAGGAAGCTCATTGGGAGTGTGGATGACCTCTTGCCCTCCTTGCCATCATCTTCGAGGACAGAG ATTGAGGGGACCCAGAAGCTGCTCAACAAGGACCTGGCCGACCTCATCAACAAGATGCGGCTGGCGCAGCAGAATGCCGTCACCTCCCTGAGTGAGGAGTGCAAGCGACAGATGCTCACGGCCTCCCACACCCTCGCCGTGGACGCCAAGAACCTGCTGGATGCCGTGGACCAGGCCAAGGTCCTGGCCAATCTGGCCCACCCGCCTGCAGAGTGA